DNA sequence from the Actinomycetota bacterium genome:
AGTGCGGCGCGCCTGCTGCGAGTTCCTCGACCACTACCTCGTACCGGAAGCCCTACCCGAACTCATCCGACTGGTCGACGATCCGCATCCTCGGGTTCGACTTTTGGCGCTGCATGCACTCGCGTGTGACCGGTGCAAGGAAGGTGACTGTCGCGCGGAAGAAGAGGCCGTCCTCCCGAAGGCGGTGCGGGTCCTGCGACAAGACCCGTCACCGCACACACGTGCGATGGCGATCGAGGTGATCGGGCGGTTCGTCCACGCGAGTGACGTCGCGTCGCTGGCCGTCGTCGAAGCGGCGACAAGCGACCCCAGTTCGGCCGTCAGGAAGAAGGCCAGTTGGCATGCGCCCGGCGGAACGATTTACACACGGACGGCGCCACGCCCGCCACGGGCGACGAAGTCAACCACCTGACCGTGATCTACCCGCAATGTCGCGCAGTGCGAGCGTAGGCCGGATCTGCCCAGCTATCAAAGCCCCTGCCGGCAGATTCCGCGCATGGGCCGCGCCTGGAGTCGAACCGTCGTACTTCCGTCCATGGCTTTGTAGCGGGGGGGACTTCGATACGGGGGAGCGAGTGTGCAAGCAATGCGGACCGTAAACCGGCGCACCAGCCGCGCGCGAACGCTGACAAGTTTCTCGAGCGATCACACGGCGGCGCGACCTGCCAGCGCCCCGGGGACCTGGAGCTCCTCACGGTTCTCGTAGAGTCGGCGGATCGCCTCCAGGTCGCCGGCGATTGCCGTAGCGCTCGCGTCATCTAGCAGGTCGTCGTAAGCAGCATCGGTCTCGCTTCTGTAGGCGGGTTCCATCTGGGCCCATACGTCCCACGGCAGCATTTCGTCCTTGTTGAGCGCAGCGAAGTCGTACAGAACGCTTCCGCGGACCTCGCCGATCCCCCAGTTCACGCCGCCCATCTTGAACCGGTTCGGATCGAGCTCACCGCTTCGGCACTTCTGCCAGGCCTCGGTGCCGGAAAGGTACTTCGTCCCTGCTGTGGATTCCGACGTGGCCGCCGGATCGCGAGCTCCAAACCAGTCGTCGCCGTACTCCGGATCGAGGCGAGTCCACCTGTCTGTTTCCGGATGCCAGTACTCGATGATCCAGTGGTCTACCCACACGTCTGGCTCGAAGTAACCGGCGAAACCTGCCCGGACACGCGCGGGTGTGCCCGTGTACCGGAGGAGCGCACACGTCAGCGTCGCAAAGTGTCGGCACGTTCCGTGGAGCCGCGTGTCCGCGGGCCGGGCATCCACGAGCGGCGAGGGCTCGAGTGTGACGATCCGCTCGATCATGGCGCGAGCCGGTCGAAGCTGAGGATCGTCTCTGCCTTCGGGAACGGGACGTCCGTCGACGAGGCACCCCCGCACAACGCGCGCGATATCGCCCGGGCCCTCCGGAAGGTCGCGCAAAGCGTCGGGGTTGACGCCGTCGAGGTCCGTGATCGGGCCCGGCGTCACGTAGTAGTCGAACTCCGAGTTCACCCTAAGACTCCGGCAGACGCGAAATTCCCTGTCAAGTCGTGCGACCTGACTGCCAGCCCGAGCCTCTCCAGTTCGACGGTGTGCCGGCGACTTACTCAAGTGTCGCGGCCTCTACGCGACACTCGGCATCGGCGTCACGTTCCTGCTCGCGATCATCACCGTCACCGGCTTCCTCGCCGAGTGCGGAGGGCCGAGAACGATTCGAGGAAGCTGGGCCGCCTGGATTCGAACCAGGACTACCAGGGCCAGAACCTGGCGCGCTGCCGGGTTACGCTACGGCCCACCGTTGCGTGGGACAAATCTAGCATCCCCCGGGACCTCCGCCTGATATGACCCTCCCCCAGCTGGACGATGCAGGCCGTTTGCAACTCGCGAGCCTGCTGGAGGACCTCCCCCAGAACACGATCCCGCTGCACGCCCTCCGGACGGGCAACGGGCGCTTTTACGCAGACGACGCAGCAGCGGCCGTCGAGCCCAGCCTGCTGCCACGCGAGCTCAACGGGTTCGGCCCCCCGGACCGTCTCTGGCGCCTTCTGCGCGGGATCCCGAAGTGGGACTGCGTCTTGGTTGAAAGGGAGGACGCGCGAGAGCTGGGCCGGGTCATCGAGGCCGAGACGGGGGTGTCCGTCCGGTACTTCGACGACGTCGAGTACACGCTCCCGGGCCCGCCACTCGTCCCTCACGATGACCGGGTTCGCGTCCTTGGGCCCGATGACCTGCCCCTGCTGGAGTCCCGTTTCGGTCTGGTCGGAGAGTCAGCCGATGCTGCGCGGCTCCTTCTGGATACCGGACTGGTGGCCGGGGCCTTCGACGAGTCTGGACAACTCGTCGGTCAGGCCAACAACCACGCCCGGACCGATCTCCACGCGGAGATAGGCGTCGGCACCGACGAGGCGGCCCGCGGCCTGGGGCTCGCGACGTCCGCCGCGTCGCTGGTTGCCTCGCTGGTGATGCGGGACGGCCTCGTTCCGGTGTGGAGCACCGGCGAGCACAATGCGGCCTCGAGACGGGTGGCCGAGAAGCTCGGGTTCCAGGAGGTGTGGCGTCGGACGTTCGTCATTCCGGATCGGCCCGTGGCGGCCGGCGCAGTTGGATGAAGCGGCGACCGGACCGGGGGTCGGTGAACGACGAGGTCCGCTCGAACCCCAGG
Encoded proteins:
- a CDS encoding HEAT repeat domain-containing protein, translated to VRRACCEFLDHYLVPEALPELIRLVDDPHPRVRLLALHALACDRCKEGDCRAEEEAVLPKAVRVLRQDPSPHTRAMAIEVIGRFVHASDVASLAVVEAATSDPSSAVRKKASWHAPGGTIYTRTAPRPPRATKSTT
- a CDS encoding transglutaminase-like domain-containing protein, whose translation is MNSEFDYYVTPGPITDLDGVNPDALRDLPEGPGDIARVVRGCLVDGRPVPEGRDDPQLRPARAMIERIVTLEPSPLVDARPADTRLHGTCRHFATLTCALLRYTGTPARVRAGFAGYFEPDVWVDHWIIEYWHPETDRWTRLDPEYGDDWFGARDPAATSESTAGTKYLSGTEAWQKCRSGELDPNRFKMGGVNWGIGEVRGSVLYDFAALNKDEMLPWDVWAQMEPAYRSETDAAYDDLLDDASATAIAGDLEAIRRLYENREELQVPGALAGRAAV
- a CDS encoding GNAT family N-acetyltransferase — its product is MTLPQLDDAGRLQLASLLEDLPQNTIPLHALRTGNGRFYADDAAAAVEPSLLPRELNGFGPPDRLWRLLRGIPKWDCVLVEREDARELGRVIEAETGVSVRYFDDVEYTLPGPPLVPHDDRVRVLGPDDLPLLESRFGLVGESADAARLLLDTGLVAGAFDESGQLVGQANNHARTDLHAEIGVGTDEAARGLGLATSAASLVASLVMRDGLVPVWSTGEHNAASRRVAEKLGFQEVWRRTFVIPDRPVAAGAVG